Proteins from one Bacillota bacterium LX-D genomic window:
- the holB gene encoding DNA polymerase III subunit delta': MKNLRQIKGQQQAIEQLEAVLKSTNISHAYLFLGPKGTGKKTTAYAFAASLHCLDRGDDAAHCGHCLSCLKNEHGNHPDLYFTEPQGTSIKIDQIREIKALSAFKQLESKYKVIIINDAHKMTEEAANSLLKILEEPPSQTIFILTADSTYGLLTTIISRCQIVRFNLLASGVIQEILRDEFAVPEKEVYFLSQLAGGSVSQALKIRQQNAEGDQVDLLKKVLELIRQENYLELLNLSAQLGKSDELQVFLGFLLYWYRDLLIWAKTKELKLVQNQQLLLEEQHNYEDRESCSLIAQKAIMLVAQALKRLKQNANSRLTLDVLFLKLCTISKN, from the coding sequence ATGAAAAACTTAAGGCAGATAAAGGGTCAGCAGCAGGCCATAGAACAATTGGAAGCAGTTTTAAAAAGCACTAATATTAGCCATGCTTATCTATTTTTAGGGCCCAAAGGTACAGGAAAAAAGACAACTGCTTATGCTTTCGCAGCTTCCTTACACTGCTTAGATCGTGGAGATGACGCTGCCCATTGTGGACATTGTTTATCTTGCCTGAAAAACGAACATGGCAATCATCCTGACTTGTATTTCACTGAACCTCAAGGAACATCGATTAAAATAGACCAAATTAGGGAAATTAAAGCATTAAGTGCTTTTAAGCAACTAGAAAGTAAATATAAGGTTATAATTATAAATGATGCACATAAAATGACGGAAGAAGCAGCAAACAGTTTGTTAAAAATATTAGAAGAACCTCCAAGCCAAACTATATTTATCTTAACTGCAGACAGCACCTATGGTTTGCTGACAACTATAATTTCCAGATGCCAAATTGTCCGCTTTAACTTATTAGCTTCTGGAGTAATTCAGGAAATTTTGCGGGATGAGTTTGCTGTTCCTGAAAAAGAAGTCTATTTTTTAAGCCAGCTGGCGGGAGGCAGCGTTAGCCAAGCTTTAAAAATCCGGCAGCAAAATGCTGAAGGAGATCAAGTGGATTTGCTAAAAAAAGTACTGGAACTGATCCGACAAGAAAATTACTTGGAATTATTAAACTTAAGTGCCCAACTAGGAAAAAGCGATGAACTACAAGTTTTTTTAGGCTTTTTGCTTTACTGGTATCGAGATCTGCTCATTTGGGCTAAAACAAAGGAATTGAAATTAGTCCAGAATCAACAATTATTATTAGAAGAACAACACAATTATGAAGATAGAGAGAGCTGCAGTTTAATAGCTCAAAAGGCAATAATGCTTGTTGCTCAAGCTTTAAAAAGATTAAAGCAGAATGCTAATTCAAGACTAACTTTAGATGTTTTATTTTTAAAACTATGTACAATAAGTAAAAATTGA
- the tmk gene encoding dTMP kinase produces the protein MQGKFITIEGPDGAGKSTQANLLSKYFQSLGFQVVLTREPGGTPLAEKIRDLLLDPENIKMKPLTEVLLYAASRAQHVGELIYPALEAGKIVISDRFSDSSVVYQGVGRGLNKKQIQQINSYAALGLQPDLTILLDLDPAKGLERLKCRYKGRQCLDRLEQESLDFHRRLRAGYLALAEEEPKRIKIIGAEGTIEEIHRLVRSLVQDFLHLEEV, from the coding sequence TTGCAGGGGAAATTTATCACAATTGAAGGTCCCGATGGGGCTGGGAAATCAACCCAAGCAAATCTTTTGTCTAAATATTTTCAGAGTTTAGGCTTTCAGGTAGTATTAACTAGAGAGCCTGGCGGAACGCCACTAGCTGAAAAAATAAGGGATTTGCTCCTGGACCCGGAGAACATTAAAATGAAGCCACTGACAGAAGTTTTATTATATGCAGCCAGCCGTGCCCAACATGTAGGGGAATTAATTTATCCAGCTTTAGAAGCTGGTAAAATAGTAATTTCCGACCGCTTTAGCGACTCTAGCGTTGTTTATCAAGGTGTTGGCCGAGGCTTAAACAAAAAGCAAATTCAACAGATTAACAGTTATGCGGCCCTTGGGCTCCAGCCTGATCTAACTATTTTATTAGATTTAGACCCTGCAAAGGGATTAGAACGTTTAAAATGCAGATATAAGGGCCGGCAATGTTTAGACCGGCTGGAACAAGAATCCTTAGATTTTCACCGCCGCCTGCGGGCAGGGTATTTAGCTTTAGCTGAAGAAGAACCGAAAAGAATTAAAATTATTGGGGCTGAAGGTACCATCGAAGAAATTCACCGGCTAGTTAGAAGTTTGGTGCAAGATTTTCTGCATTTGGAGGAAGTATGA
- a CDS encoding aminotransferase class I/II-fold pyridoxal phosphate-dependent enzyme, whose protein sequence is MEIKMPLVEKIMEHLGQDRVRFHMPGHKGFLNNSRLEQLLGAKVFQADLTEIPGLDDLHQPQGVIGEAETLAAQLFKAEATFFLVNGATAGIEAAMLAFCPPRSKVLVPRIAHKSVLNGLILSGAVPVYLESKITAAGIFLPPREEDIISALRENKDITALCLTNPTYLGLAGKLGEIREIACRSKQRLIVDEAHGAHFYFHTAFPPSALELKADAVVHGTHKTLGSLTQTAMLHLSKAEDKIKIREALGLVQSTSPSYILLASLDACRHRLEAGNINYGKTVELAQYARDEINKLKGFWCLGAEVQQLGLNYDPTKLVIGCRQMSGYKLEQILRLKYQIDLEMAKEFYVLAMVTINDQEQSIGQLITALKEISQIYRTNDSRLSGLDYLSLTEGYPLPKVIVPPREAFFSSSKKVPWFQAQGQVCGETIIPYPPGIPLICPGELIDANLMEAIAKLKAFKIQWQGLSDPELKTVRIIDN, encoded by the coding sequence ATGGAAATAAAAATGCCTTTGGTGGAAAAAATTATGGAGCATCTTGGACAAGACCGGGTTAGGTTCCATATGCCAGGACATAAAGGTTTTCTTAATAATTCAAGGCTGGAGCAGCTCCTGGGTGCAAAAGTTTTTCAGGCAGATTTAACAGAAATACCCGGATTAGATGACTTACATCAGCCTCAAGGTGTAATTGGAGAAGCAGAAACACTGGCTGCTCAACTATTTAAGGCTGAAGCTACCTTCTTTCTAGTTAATGGAGCAACTGCAGGCATTGAAGCAGCTATGCTGGCCTTTTGCCCGCCTAGGTCCAAAGTACTAGTACCTCGAATAGCCCACAAATCAGTTTTAAATGGGCTGATTTTAAGTGGCGCTGTTCCTGTTTACCTGGAGTCTAAAATAACAGCAGCTGGAATTTTCTTACCTCCTAGGGAAGAAGATATTATCTCCGCACTAAGGGAGAACAAGGATATTACTGCACTATGCCTAACTAATCCAACTTACTTAGGTTTAGCTGGCAAATTAGGAGAAATAAGGGAAATTGCCTGCCGGAGTAAACAGCGTTTAATTGTAGATGAGGCCCATGGAGCCCATTTTTATTTCCATACTGCTTTTCCTCCATCTGCTCTAGAATTAAAGGCAGATGCTGTAGTCCATGGAACTCATAAGACTTTAGGTTCTTTAACTCAGACAGCAATGCTGCACCTTAGTAAAGCTGAAGATAAAATTAAAATAAGGGAAGCATTAGGTCTGGTACAAAGTACCAGTCCGTCCTATATATTATTAGCTTCACTAGATGCTTGTCGGCACCGGCTAGAGGCCGGAAACATTAATTACGGTAAAACTGTGGAACTAGCTCAGTATGCAAGGGATGAAATCAATAAACTAAAAGGTTTTTGGTGCCTTGGAGCAGAAGTACAGCAATTAGGTTTAAATTATGATCCCACTAAGCTGGTAATTGGCTGCCGCCAAATGAGCGGCTACAAATTAGAACAAATTTTACGGTTGAAGTATCAAATAGATTTGGAAATGGCAAAGGAGTTTTATGTTCTTGCCATGGTTACCATTAACGATCAGGAACAGTCAATTGGGCAATTAATTACAGCTTTAAAGGAAATTAGTCAAATATACAGAACAAATGATAGTAGGCTTAGCGGTTTGGATTATCTATCTTTAACCGAAGGATATCCTTTGCCTAAGGTGATAGTGCCCCCTAGAGAGGCTTTTTTTAGCTCATCAAAGAAGGTTCCTTGGTTCCAGGCACAGGGACAAGTCTGCGGGGAAACAATTATTCCCTACCCTCCCGGCATCCCTTTAATCTGCCCGGGAGAGCTAATTGATGCTAATTTAATGGAAGCAATTGCCAAACTAAAAGCATTTAAAATACAGTGGCAAGGGTTAAGCGACCCGGAACTGAAAACTGTTAGAATCATAGATAACTAA
- a CDS encoding flavin reductase family protein translates to MITDLKYNELAAELLEQLPKGAFLTVKNQDKTNTMIIGWGNIGYIWKKPIFTVLVRYSRYTYPLLEKAQEFTVSVPLKKDLKKAIAFCGSKSGRDFDKFKECNLTLEPGKVLETPIIGECELHYECKVIYQQAMEPALLDKDCKTSMYPEGDYHVMYFGEIVACYKKE, encoded by the coding sequence ATGATAACTGACTTAAAGTATAATGAACTTGCAGCGGAGCTGCTTGAACAGCTGCCTAAAGGAGCCTTTTTAACTGTAAAAAATCAGGATAAAACAAACACAATGATTATTGGCTGGGGTAATATCGGTTATATATGGAAAAAGCCCATTTTTACGGTTCTCGTTAGATATTCAAGATATACATATCCTTTGTTAGAAAAAGCCCAGGAATTTACTGTTAGTGTCCCTCTTAAAAAAGATCTAAAGAAAGCCATCGCCTTCTGTGGATCCAAATCAGGCAGGGATTTTGATAAATTTAAGGAATGCAATCTGACTCTAGAGCCGGGGAAGGTTCTGGAAACACCCATTATTGGAGAATGTGAATTGCATTATGAATGCAAGGTCATTTATCAGCAAGCTATGGAACCTGCTTTACTGGATAAGGATTGCAAAACCAGTATGTACCCTGAAGGAGACTATCACGTTATGTACTTTGGAGAGATAGTAGCCTGCTACAAAAAAGAATAG
- a CDS encoding sigma factor G inhibitor Gin, which yields MTEASNLLPRCIICDSVPNDGIIGGVVIKGIFICHQCSLELTNLETTDDKYALYMGKLKKLWQ from the coding sequence ATGACTGAAGCTAGTAATTTGCTGCCGCGCTGTATTATTTGTGATTCAGTTCCTAACGATGGGATAATAGGCGGTGTGGTAATAAAGGGAATTTTTATTTGCCACCAATGCTCCTTGGAATTAACAAATTTAGAAACTACTGATGATAAATATGCCTTGTATATGGGCAAACTAAAAAAATTATGGCAGTAA
- a CDS encoding polysaccharide deacetylase family protein, with the protein MRVFALRRKSLRLLVIGISLLVFGGFLTGGPFAGSTETLAGFVTGIKKLHPIYSVDTKEPKVAISFDASWGAERTPKILDILDKYKVKTTFFLVNIWLKEYPDKAQEIVKRGHEIGLHSTTHPDFKKLSEQQMEKELTANSEMIYKLTKFKPILFRPPFGSYNNTVITVAQRLGYHVIQWDVDSLDWKNLSANEIQNRVLKKVKNGSIVLFHNDGKYTPEALGPIIAELQKKGFKIVPVSELIYQNDYYVDVNGIQHSSQAPKN; encoded by the coding sequence ATGAGAGTTTTTGCATTACGCCGCAAATCCTTGAGACTTCTTGTGATCGGCATTAGTTTACTTGTTTTTGGCGGGTTTTTGACTGGCGGTCCTTTTGCTGGGTCTACAGAAACTTTAGCTGGTTTTGTAACAGGAATAAAAAAACTTCATCCTATCTATAGCGTGGATACGAAAGAGCCGAAAGTTGCCATTTCCTTCGATGCATCCTGGGGAGCTGAAAGAACTCCCAAAATATTGGACATATTAGACAAATATAAAGTAAAAACAACTTTCTTTTTAGTTAATATCTGGCTAAAAGAATACCCAGACAAAGCCCAGGAAATTGTTAAGAGAGGACATGAAATAGGGTTACATTCTACCACTCATCCTGATTTCAAGAAACTGTCAGAGCAGCAAATGGAAAAGGAATTAACTGCGAACAGTGAAATGATTTACAAACTGACTAAATTTAAACCTATTCTTTTCCGGCCACCCTTTGGCAGCTATAATAACACAGTCATAACTGTTGCTCAACGTCTGGGCTACCATGTTATTCAATGGGATGTTGATTCCCTGGACTGGAAAAACCTATCAGCTAATGAAATTCAAAATAGAGTCCTAAAAAAAGTGAAAAATGGAAGTATTGTACTATTTCATAATGACGGTAAGTACACTCCGGAAGCATTGGGCCCTATCATAGCAGAATTACAAAAGAAAGGCTTTAAAATTGTACCTGTTTCAGAATTAATTTATCAAAACGATTATTATGTAGATGTAAATGGAATACAACACAGCAGCCAAGCCCCAAAAAATTAG